The Pan troglodytes isolate AG18354 chromosome 1, NHGRI_mPanTro3-v2.0_pri, whole genome shotgun sequence genome includes a region encoding these proteins:
- the LOC134807732 gene encoding late cornified envelope protein 1C: MSCQQSQQQCQPPPKCTPKCPPKCPTPKCPPKCPPKCPPVSSCCSVSSGGCCGSSSGGSCGSSSGGCCSSGGGGCCLSHHRRRRSHCHRPQSSGCCSQPSGGSSCCGGRSGQHSGGCC; this comes from the coding sequence ATGTCCTGCCAGCAGAGCCAGCAGCAGTGCCAGCCCCCTCCCAAGTGCACCCCCAAGTGCCCTCCCAAGTGCCCCACCCCAAAGTGTCCCCCAAAGTGTCCCCCTAAGTGCCCTCCTGTCTCTTCCTGCTGCAGTGTCAGCTCTGGAGGCTGCTGTGGCTCCAGCTCTGGGGGCAGCTGTGGCTCCAGCTCTGGGGGATGCTGCAGTTCTGGGGGTGGTGGCTGCTGTCTGAGCCACCACAGGCGCCGTAGGTCCCACTGCCACAGACCCCAGAGCTCTGGCTGCTGCAGCCAGCCCTCGGGGGGCTCCAGCTGCTGTGGGGGCAGGAGTGGCCAGCACTCTGGAGGCTGCTGCTGA